One Paenibacillus sp. FSL H7-0737 DNA segment encodes these proteins:
- a CDS encoding helix-turn-helix transcriptional regulator, with the protein MNTNKQFILIKKQIVKLGMVTDSSHNYRTSLLTLLREAVPFDAACCTHVDPQTLLSTGAVTEDNVESIHPHLFQIEYGQDDVNTYEQMVHNKLLVATIYEATKQKPERCTRYRKVLSPAGFGDELRAVLILGESCWGYLTLYRNTDQSKFSQEECDWITSLIPLIAARMRAFSLELPEKDETWLEDHYGSGIAVLSDDLALLSSNPTADRWLGKLRSLEMIEAHVLPRPIRAVSTQALNSPSESMGIAKACIRMTEGPYLVVRASLLKASNGQNQIAISFEPARPADMLPIIAEAYGLTEREQQLLHGVIRGLSTKELASALHISAYTVQDHLKSIFSKANVSSRRELIWYLHSRYNIAQA; encoded by the coding sequence ATGAATACCAATAAACAATTCATTCTAATAAAGAAACAAATCGTTAAACTAGGTATGGTTACTGATTCATCTCACAACTACCGTACTTCCTTGCTGACTCTTTTACGTGAAGCAGTTCCCTTTGATGCTGCCTGCTGTACTCATGTTGATCCACAGACATTGCTTTCGACAGGTGCGGTTACTGAAGACAATGTAGAATCCATTCATCCCCACTTGTTCCAGATCGAATACGGTCAGGATGATGTTAACACCTATGAGCAAATGGTTCATAACAAACTCCTCGTCGCTACAATTTATGAGGCGACCAAGCAGAAACCCGAGCGGTGTACACGCTATCGAAAGGTATTGTCTCCTGCAGGTTTTGGGGATGAACTACGTGCAGTCCTTATTCTTGGCGAATCTTGTTGGGGATATTTGACGCTGTACAGGAATACAGATCAATCGAAATTCTCACAAGAGGAATGTGATTGGATCACCTCGCTCATCCCTCTGATTGCAGCTAGAATGCGGGCTTTCAGTCTTGAGCTTCCAGAGAAAGATGAGACTTGGCTTGAAGATCATTACGGTTCCGGCATTGCAGTTTTATCTGATGACTTGGCTCTTCTCTCTTCCAATCCCACAGCGGATCGCTGGTTAGGCAAACTCCGCTCATTGGAAATGATTGAGGCTCATGTTCTACCTCGTCCAATCCGTGCTGTAAGCACGCAAGCGTTAAACAGCCCTTCCGAATCTATGGGGATAGCGAAGGCATGCATTCGTATGACTGAGGGGCCCTATTTAGTCGTTCGGGCAAGTCTTCTTAAGGCTTCCAACGGTCAGAACCAAATTGCCATTTCATTCGAACCCGCGCGTCCTGCTGACATGCTCCCCATCATTGCTGAAGCTTATGGTTTGACGGAACGTGAGCAACAGCTATTACACGGTGTAATTCGAGGATTATCCACTAAAGAATTGGCTTCTGCACTGCATATTTCTGCATACACCGTCCAGGATCATTTAAAGTCCATTTTTAGCAAAGCAAATGTCAGCAGCCGTAGAGAACTTATTTGGTATTTGCATTCACGCTACAATATTGCTCAAGCTTGA
- a CDS encoding MDR family MFS transporter, giving the protein MVKNLEKKNNVGIIIAALLLATLMASMDNTILATAMGTIVGELGGFDKLMWVTSAYMIAEMAGMPIFGKLSDMYGRKRFFIFGIIVFMIGSALCGTANSIVQLSIYRAIQGIGGGALVPIAFTIMFDVVAPEKRGKIGGLFGAAYGISSIFGPLIGAYIADYIHWSWVFYINLPIGVIAFFLIAFFYKESVEHSKEKIDYLGAFTLVASILCLMFAIELGGKKYAWDSAMILGLFLAFVVFIVGFIFIERRAEEPIITFGMFKNRLYSTSNVMAIFSGAAFITASVYIPIYIQGVLGGSATNSGLVLLPMMLGSVITAAGGGFLLSKFNYRAIMISTLILLVLGIALLTTLTPDSSRFMVTIFMFLVGLGIGSSFSVLSNAAIHGFTARQRGSASSTLSFTRELGMTLGITVFGIIQSHVFSNKLASMFSSSGATPIGVNLSDPSTILTPDTREKIPAEVLDKITEGLSSSLVHTFAWAIIPSVIALLAAFVMSKEKFDPASELGEYTASH; this is encoded by the coding sequence ATGGTAAAGAACTTGGAGAAGAAAAATAATGTAGGGATTATTATAGCGGCTCTATTACTGGCCACACTTATGGCATCCATGGATAACACTATATTAGCAACTGCAATGGGAACAATCGTAGGGGAACTTGGCGGTTTTGACAAACTGATGTGGGTGACTTCTGCTTATATGATAGCTGAGATGGCAGGAATGCCGATTTTCGGAAAATTATCGGATATGTATGGCCGCAAGCGTTTCTTTATTTTCGGAATTATTGTATTTATGATCGGATCTGCTTTATGTGGTACCGCAAACTCTATAGTTCAGCTGAGTATTTATCGTGCGATTCAGGGTATTGGTGGAGGGGCACTGGTTCCAATTGCGTTCACCATCATGTTCGATGTGGTTGCTCCGGAAAAACGGGGGAAGATCGGTGGATTATTCGGAGCAGCTTATGGTATATCAAGTATTTTCGGACCCCTTATTGGCGCTTACATAGCGGATTACATTCATTGGTCTTGGGTCTTTTACATCAACTTACCTATAGGTGTTATTGCCTTCTTTTTGATTGCTTTCTTCTACAAAGAGTCTGTTGAGCATTCCAAGGAAAAGATCGATTACCTAGGTGCGTTTACACTTGTAGCTTCCATCCTATGTCTCATGTTTGCGATTGAGCTGGGTGGTAAAAAATATGCTTGGGACTCTGCTATGATTTTAGGATTGTTCTTAGCTTTTGTAGTGTTTATCGTGGGATTTATTTTTATCGAACGTCGTGCAGAAGAACCCATCATTACTTTCGGCATGTTCAAGAATCGTCTTTATTCTACGAGTAATGTTATGGCTATATTTAGTGGAGCAGCATTTATTACAGCCTCGGTGTACATTCCAATCTACATTCAAGGGGTGCTTGGCGGCTCAGCAACGAATTCGGGTCTTGTTCTACTTCCTATGATGCTCGGCTCCGTTATCACTGCAGCGGGGGGCGGATTCCTGCTCTCGAAGTTCAATTATCGCGCCATCATGATATCGACGTTAATACTGCTTGTTTTAGGTATCGCCTTGCTAACCACATTAACACCAGATTCTTCACGGTTCATGGTCACCATATTTATGTTTCTAGTAGGTCTTGGAATAGGTTCTTCATTCTCTGTTCTAAGTAACGCAGCCATTCATGGATTTACAGCAAGGCAGCGTGGGTCCGCAAGTTCGACACTTAGTTTTACAAGGGAGCTGGGAATGACACTCGGCATAACAGTATTCGGTATTATCCAAAGTCATGTGTTTTCGAATAAATTAGCATCCATGTTCAGTAGCAGTGGTGCAACACCTATAGGGGTAAATTTAAGCGATCCAAGTACTATTTTGACTCCGGATACTCGTGAGAAAATCCCTGCGGAAGTTCTTGATAAGATTACAGAGGGATTATCCTCATCGCTTGTTCACACTTTTGCATGGGCAATTATTCCGTCTGTTATAGCTCTACTGGCTGCATTTGTGATGAGTAAGGAAAAGTTTGATCCGGCTTCTGAATTGGGAGAGTATACGGCTTCGCATTAA
- a CDS encoding DeoR/GlpR family DNA-binding transcription regulator: MLKADRQAYILKKVETEGRVVVQELTQELNVTEDTIRKDLQSLSKLGLLKRIHGGAHSLINDMKDFNSRVEFNSQTKADLAKRACTLIENAKVIFIDGGSTNLKVAENIPEHFDGRIITNSPSIALSLCRLSKASVTLLGGDLDKKNQVLFGAATLRAIQQIHLDLTILGVSTLDSKVGITVPSYEESIIKNQLFEQSSMVIAIATKEKLEKISTFFVAKVSALDYLITEGTVDNKIVDTYNKLGVNVITV; the protein is encoded by the coding sequence GTGCTAAAAGCTGACAGACAGGCGTATATCCTAAAAAAAGTAGAGACCGAAGGCCGCGTCGTTGTCCAAGAATTAACACAGGAATTAAATGTAACAGAAGATACCATACGAAAAGATTTACAAAGCTTGTCGAAGCTGGGACTTCTCAAACGAATTCATGGTGGTGCTCACAGCCTTATTAATGACATGAAAGATTTCAATTCACGTGTAGAATTTAATAGCCAGACCAAAGCTGACTTAGCTAAACGAGCTTGCACACTTATTGAGAATGCAAAGGTTATTTTTATTGATGGAGGGTCCACAAATTTAAAAGTAGCCGAGAACATCCCTGAGCATTTTGATGGAAGAATTATTACCAACTCCCCCTCTATTGCATTATCGCTGTGCCGATTGTCCAAAGCTAGTGTAACCTTGTTAGGTGGCGACCTCGATAAAAAGAACCAAGTGTTATTCGGAGCCGCAACGCTTAGAGCGATACAGCAAATCCATTTGGATCTAACAATCCTTGGCGTATCCACGCTGGATTCAAAGGTGGGCATAACTGTTCCCTCTTATGAGGAATCCATCATTAAGAATCAACTTTTTGAACAATCTTCCATGGTTATCGCCATAGCTACGAAAGAAAAGCTGGAGAAAATATCCACTTTTTTTGTAGCCAAGGTATCCGCGTTAGACTATTTAATCACTGAAGGTACAGTAGACAATAAAATTGTTGATACATATAACAAACTCGGCGTTAACGTAATTACAGTATAG
- a CDS encoding sugar phosphate isomerase/epimerase family protein: MKLGIFSKVYLNYELESALHKIKAQGMSSVQFNFANVGLESLPKKISQETIHQIREAVMNSGVSIAVISGTFNTLELNEEKKVKNQQCFKNVVVAAAALAVPYVSISTGSLNQEDFWSSHPDNHTVRAWSLLHESLAWMLKIAEDNQVTLIFEPEQANVVSTAEDALRLLQDLDSPYLKVLYDAANLVTPQDHKDLLGKISKTLTALKKHIAIAHCKDAFVSEEKITFAPVGKGNLPLKEYLNELSKVYDGPVIMHGLAEDDVALALNFFN; this comes from the coding sequence GTGAAGTTAGGAATTTTCTCAAAAGTATACTTGAACTATGAACTGGAGAGCGCCTTACACAAAATCAAAGCGCAAGGCATGAGTAGCGTTCAATTCAATTTTGCTAATGTAGGACTGGAAAGCTTGCCTAAAAAGATTAGTCAGGAGACCATCCATCAAATCAGAGAAGCAGTAATGAACAGTGGAGTTAGCATTGCTGTGATCTCAGGAACGTTTAATACGTTAGAGCTAAATGAGGAGAAGAAAGTTAAAAATCAGCAGTGTTTTAAAAATGTAGTTGTGGCTGCAGCTGCATTAGCTGTTCCGTATGTTTCGATTTCTACGGGTAGTTTGAACCAAGAAGATTTCTGGAGTTCTCATCCTGACAATCATACAGTGAGGGCATGGTCACTATTGCATGAAAGTCTTGCGTGGATGCTGAAAATTGCAGAAGACAACCAAGTAACATTAATATTTGAACCTGAACAAGCCAATGTGGTGAGTACGGCAGAAGATGCTTTGAGACTATTACAAGATCTAGATTCACCTTATCTTAAGGTTTTGTATGATGCAGCAAATCTAGTAACCCCACAGGATCATAAGGACCTCTTAGGTAAGATTTCAAAAACGCTAACAGCGCTGAAGAAGCACATTGCCATTGCGCATTGCAAAGATGCTTTTGTATCCGAAGAGAAGATCACTTTTGCACCGGTGGGAAAAGGAAACTTGCCCTTAAAGGAATATCTAAATGAATTAAGTAAGGTTTATGACGGTCCTGTTATTATGCATGGGTTAGCTGAGGACGATGTAGCACTTGCTTTGAATTTCTTTAACTAG
- a CDS encoding Gfo/Idh/MocA family protein, whose product MKKENQLLNIGVLGCGQISQAAHFDSIRRSRNAHLYAICDVDEYLLRRMNAIYEPDKVYMDYDQMLADPSVDAVVIGIADQFHVEAAKQAVRAGKHVLVEKPLGVSIEEVEELKELVDRTDLKVQVGNMKRFDPGIVAAKEFVDHEMGEIIGLKAWYCDSTYRYTVTENVQPVIISGKNIKRPAGDPKANKERYYILGHGSHLFDTARYLGGNIVSVKAWNTQKLGAYCWFITAEFESGFVAQLDLTIAVRMDWHEGFQIYGEFGSVVGKTYNPWTLKSSDVEIFKASDNSYHRPLGADGHFYRLQIEGFADSILHNKPGVGATIEDGIATMRAMLAVEESVKTGNTIYLSDVSGPL is encoded by the coding sequence ATGAAAAAGGAAAACCAATTGTTGAACATCGGCGTATTAGGTTGCGGTCAGATTTCACAAGCGGCGCATTTTGACTCTATAAGGCGTTCACGTAATGCTCACCTTTACGCAATATGCGATGTAGACGAATACTTACTTCGAAGAATGAATGCTATCTATGAACCTGACAAGGTATATATGGATTATGATCAAATGCTGGCGGACCCTAGCGTAGATGCTGTAGTTATTGGGATTGCCGATCAATTTCATGTGGAGGCAGCTAAACAAGCGGTGCGTGCAGGTAAACATGTCTTGGTAGAAAAGCCTCTAGGTGTATCCATCGAAGAAGTGGAAGAATTAAAAGAGCTAGTGGATCGTACCGATCTCAAAGTGCAAGTGGGGAATATGAAGAGATTTGACCCCGGTATAGTAGCAGCTAAAGAGTTTGTAGATCATGAAATGGGTGAGATTATTGGCCTAAAAGCTTGGTATTGTGATTCCACCTATCGGTATACCGTTACCGAGAATGTTCAGCCAGTGATTATATCCGGTAAAAATATAAAGAGACCTGCTGGAGATCCAAAAGCGAACAAGGAACGCTATTATATTTTAGGTCATGGAAGCCATTTGTTCGATACCGCAAGATATCTAGGTGGAAATATTGTAAGTGTGAAAGCATGGAATACGCAAAAGCTCGGTGCCTATTGTTGGTTTATTACTGCGGAGTTTGAAAGCGGCTTTGTAGCTCAATTGGATTTGACCATTGCGGTTCGGATGGATTGGCATGAAGGATTCCAAATTTATGGTGAATTCGGATCAGTAGTAGGAAAGACATACAACCCGTGGACATTAAAATCAAGCGATGTAGAAATTTTCAAAGCTAGTGATAACAGCTACCATAGACCGCTTGGAGCAGATGGTCATTTTTATAGATTGCAGATTGAAGGTTTTGCAGATTCAATTCTGCATAATAAGCCAGGTGTAGGTGCAACGATTGAAGATGGGATTGCTACGATGAGAGCGATGCTCGCTGTTGAAGAATCGGTGAAGACCGGAAATACGATTTATCTAAGTGACGTTTCTGGTCCTTTGTAA
- a CDS encoding alpha/beta fold hydrolase, with the protein MPYFTYEHIRFYYEDDGGDGEPFIFLHGLGGDVNQTFGLMKQSNHIRRVSLDFRGHGKTVAFGHADDFSFKQFAEDVMALAEYLHISQFNIGGISTGAGVSLHLALRYPDSVKKLILSRPAWKDKPQETLIREAYAKVHEVLQDTDPLTAQNRYENSEVYKSINSLSTYAGESLLGQFKYPYVKETSMKFVKLPMDCPNHDREAWKNLKLPTLILASQLDPIHPYTYGRVLSEYIPNAKFIEITSKTISNKQHNQDSYEAIENFLNER; encoded by the coding sequence ATGCCGTACTTTACCTACGAGCACATTCGATTTTATTATGAAGATGATGGAGGGGATGGAGAGCCTTTTATTTTTCTTCATGGTCTGGGCGGTGACGTTAATCAAACTTTCGGTTTAATGAAGCAATCAAATCACATCCGAAGGGTTTCACTAGATTTTCGAGGTCATGGAAAGACGGTGGCGTTCGGCCATGCGGATGATTTTTCTTTTAAACAATTCGCCGAAGATGTGATGGCTTTAGCGGAATACCTTCATATCAGTCAATTCAATATTGGGGGGATTTCCACAGGTGCTGGGGTGTCGCTTCATTTGGCATTGAGGTACCCGGATAGCGTTAAGAAGCTTATTTTGTCACGTCCAGCCTGGAAGGATAAGCCGCAAGAGACGTTGATTCGTGAAGCCTACGCCAAAGTTCATGAGGTACTGCAAGATACAGATCCTCTGACTGCCCAAAATAGATACGAAAATTCAGAGGTCTATAAATCCATAAATTCATTATCTACTTATGCGGGTGAATCCCTATTAGGGCAGTTTAAATATCCTTATGTAAAAGAAACCTCGATGAAGTTTGTGAAGCTGCCAATGGATTGTCCTAATCATGATCGTGAGGCTTGGAAGAACTTAAAGCTGCCCACATTGATCCTTGCTAGTCAACTTGACCCTATTCATCCATACACCTACGGGAGAGTACTCTCAGAATATATCCCAAACGCTAAATTTATTGAGATTACTTCGAAAACGATCAGTAATAAGCAACATAATCAAGATTCCTATGAGGCTATTGAGAACTTTTTAAATGAAAGATGA
- a CDS encoding DUF1801 domain-containing protein, with translation MNQEVIDFIEALKEPWQVVLSTNLREVVHQAIPDVQERIQYKKPHFLKNGKYAAAISTSKDAVSFVIFNTNELEFPEGIFEGPPERKTLKLRKGDTVDTAQLVAWVSQSSASL, from the coding sequence ATGAATCAAGAAGTCATCGATTTTATTGAAGCATTAAAAGAACCATGGCAGGTGGTGTTATCTACTAATCTTCGTGAGGTTGTTCACCAAGCAATCCCAGATGTACAGGAACGAATTCAGTATAAGAAGCCTCATTTTTTGAAAAATGGTAAATACGCAGCAGCTATTTCAACTTCAAAAGATGCGGTAAGCTTTGTTATTTTTAATACGAATGAGCTTGAGTTTCCAGAAGGGATATTCGAGGGCCCTCCGGAGAGAAAAACACTGAAACTACGAAAAGGGGATACAGTGGATACGGCTCAATTAGTGGCTTGGGTTAGCCAATCCTCAGCTTCCCTTTAA
- a CDS encoding polyprenyl synthetase family protein has translation MNEKFTDYADTGYSIAEQKAAQYFASLREQFKEKTYVSTLIEDFQLWKKNHIHRRSWLSFLSRGKRKPDSQDYHRYLGWLNQTGKLDDYLDRSVSYLYMRDLGQALDSPNTQLRIKRMVADIRNQMILPGSTSSEDQSDFMNFTGIYRWAQKEGVETATIWVIDKLKRVSAHLPKEMNPEQAQRKLIKIIIGVILHVMEEMDDDVPPVERSKRIGEAIRLGYSYGLTYPFIDDLLDSSVLTDQEKEQYSHMIRTAILNRVVPELGEWSGENMPFIRFVHLELKEAFEYIRGYQREEMQDAFFEQSFVFFHSQELDRMKDLSNSEYSNEELFIPIILKSSSSRLIVRSVISAPADDGFDQHTFFYGLYNQLADDYADMFDDMKAGAVTPYTYYLKYRSQRTDLINPFELYWTVISHLIHTVYRSDPKTREVILDRAINGLKRCKERVGNEKYKEIMEIFASGQPAFNRLVQQMVQKADDVDFFDKLLRDQLLLNLKNSKKEKVEFRDTIQKVRDQINKQLLIAKPDGTPEMKELLIDAANYSLAGDGKRIRPILTWVMGVNEYGLDASAIVPLLRSLEYMHTASLIFDDLPSQDNASTRRGRATLHEMYTSSTAELTGLFLIQKSIEEQASLHSFDAKAVLALMQYSAQKAEDTCMGQAMDLNSKGKALTLEQLNMICFYKTGIAFEASLVMPAILAQVKKTEVLALKKFAYHAGIAFQIKDDLLDLEGDHHLLGKPIGQDVENNNSTFVSILGADGARKEMWEHYCLAMEALKEIPRNIAFLKHLLNYMINRNR, from the coding sequence ATGAATGAAAAATTTACAGATTACGCCGATACAGGATATTCGATCGCTGAGCAGAAGGCAGCTCAGTATTTTGCATCTCTTCGTGAACAATTCAAAGAAAAAACTTATGTGTCTACCTTGATTGAAGATTTTCAATTGTGGAAGAAGAACCATATTCATCGCCGTTCATGGTTGTCCTTTTTATCAAGAGGCAAGAGGAAACCTGATTCTCAGGATTATCATAGATATCTAGGATGGCTGAATCAGACCGGTAAATTGGATGATTATTTGGATCGAAGTGTTTCCTATCTTTATATGAGAGATCTGGGGCAAGCTTTGGATTCGCCGAATACACAGCTCCGGATTAAGCGTATGGTTGCCGATATTAGAAATCAGATGATTCTTCCAGGCTCCACAAGTTCGGAGGATCAGTCAGATTTCATGAATTTCACCGGGATTTACCGTTGGGCTCAGAAGGAAGGCGTTGAAACGGCCACGATTTGGGTGATAGACAAACTTAAGCGGGTATCAGCACATCTTCCGAAGGAAATGAATCCCGAGCAAGCACAGCGTAAATTAATCAAGATCATTATTGGGGTGATTCTCCATGTGATGGAAGAGATGGACGATGACGTACCACCTGTGGAGCGATCCAAGAGGATTGGTGAAGCCATTAGACTTGGTTATTCATATGGCCTAACTTATCCATTCATTGATGATCTCCTTGATTCCAGTGTCTTAACCGACCAAGAGAAAGAACAGTATTCTCATATGATACGCACTGCGATCCTTAATAGAGTTGTACCGGAATTGGGTGAATGGTCTGGAGAGAACATGCCGTTCATTCGATTTGTACATTTGGAGCTCAAGGAGGCTTTTGAGTATATTAGAGGGTATCAGCGGGAAGAAATGCAGGATGCATTTTTCGAGCAGTCTTTTGTATTTTTCCATTCTCAGGAATTGGATCGTATGAAGGATCTTTCTAACTCTGAATACAGCAATGAAGAGCTTTTCATACCCATCATTTTAAAATCCTCTTCTTCCCGTTTAATTGTCCGATCCGTAATTAGTGCTCCAGCAGATGATGGATTTGATCAACATACCTTTTTCTATGGGTTATATAATCAGCTGGCTGATGATTATGCGGATATGTTTGACGATATGAAAGCGGGAGCGGTAACCCCCTATACTTATTATTTAAAATACCGTAGTCAACGTACAGATCTGATCAATCCTTTTGAATTATACTGGACGGTCATTTCCCATTTAATACACACTGTGTATCGCTCTGATCCTAAAACCCGTGAAGTAATATTAGATCGCGCCATTAATGGACTCAAGCGATGTAAAGAACGTGTAGGAAATGAGAAGTATAAAGAGATCATGGAGATTTTTGCTTCTGGTCAACCAGCATTTAATCGGCTTGTCCAGCAGATGGTGCAGAAAGCGGACGATGTGGATTTTTTCGATAAACTGCTTCGGGATCAGTTGCTTTTGAATCTAAAAAACAGCAAGAAGGAAAAAGTGGAATTTCGAGATACGATCCAAAAGGTTCGCGATCAAATCAATAAACAATTGTTGATAGCCAAGCCAGACGGGACGCCAGAAATGAAAGAGTTGCTTATTGATGCGGCTAATTATAGTCTAGCAGGCGACGGCAAGCGGATAAGACCTATATTGACTTGGGTCATGGGTGTTAACGAATATGGTCTAGATGCATCCGCAATTGTGCCGCTTCTAAGATCTTTGGAATATATGCATACCGCTTCTCTAATCTTCGATGATCTTCCATCACAGGATAATGCTTCAACCCGAAGAGGTCGTGCAACTCTACACGAAATGTATACTAGTTCAACGGCGGAATTAACCGGACTATTTCTGATTCAGAAGTCGATCGAGGAACAGGCGTCACTTCATTCTTTTGATGCAAAAGCGGTGCTAGCCTTGATGCAATATTCAGCCCAAAAAGCAGAAGATACATGTATGGGTCAGGCAATGGATCTGAATTCTAAGGGAAAAGCATTGACGCTAGAGCAATTAAATATGATTTGCTTTTATAAGACCGGAATTGCATTTGAAGCTTCACTAGTGATGCCAGCGATTCTGGCTCAGGTTAAGAAAACTGAAGTTCTGGCTTTGAAAAAATTTGCCTATCATGCGGGGATTGCCTTTCAGATTAAAGATGATTTGCTCGATTTGGAAGGAGATCATCATTTACTAGGTAAGCCGATAGGTCAGGATGTGGAGAATAACAATTCAACGTTTGTATCTATCCTTGGTGCTGACGGCGCAAGAAAAGAGATGTGGGAACACTACTGTCTCGCTATGGAAGCGTTAAAGGAGATCCCTCGTAATATTGCTTTTCTGAAGCATTTATTGAATTACATGATTAATCGAAATCGATAA
- a CDS encoding saccharopine dehydrogenase family protein gives MQGKEDIVVVGGYGHVGRTICEILEKKYPGKVFAAGRSLEKAERFSQYTHGRIKPLQLDINKPIPPHLLDQVKLIIMCLDQTNTDFVKACFRSGTYYVDVSASGPFLSQIEALYEEAARHGSSAVLSVGLAPGITNLMALEAERLIEQTEDIEIAIMLGLGDSHGKAAIEWTVNSLGEKFEFKQKNRQVEVESFTDRKSYHFGDDLGNRHAYRFPFSDQQTLARTLKASSISTRFCLDSVFVTKMLAIAKKTGAVRLLKTSWVNRWMVSAMERLHIGSDQFAIKVEARGRNREGKPMHADLILQGKNQSIITAKVTAAVSKLLYDSSFPGGVYHIEQITDLAYIQKELGSTLSLKIQVK, from the coding sequence ATGCAGGGAAAAGAAGATATTGTTGTCGTTGGTGGTTATGGACATGTAGGGCGTACCATATGCGAAATATTAGAGAAGAAGTATCCAGGGAAAGTATTTGCTGCAGGGAGAAGTCTTGAAAAAGCAGAGCGGTTCAGTCAATATACCCACGGCAGGATCAAGCCGTTACAGTTAGATATTAATAAGCCGATACCTCCACATTTACTAGATCAAGTGAAGCTAATCATTATGTGTTTGGATCAAACGAATACGGATTTTGTAAAAGCCTGCTTTCGTAGCGGTACGTATTATGTGGATGTATCAGCGAGTGGTCCGTTTTTATCTCAAATTGAGGCGTTATACGAAGAGGCTGCACGACATGGATCTAGTGCCGTTCTTAGTGTAGGGCTTGCACCCGGCATAACCAATCTAATGGCTCTTGAAGCGGAAAGATTGATAGAACAGACGGAGGACATCGAAATCGCGATTATGCTCGGACTTGGTGATTCTCATGGTAAGGCGGCGATCGAATGGACAGTGAATAGTTTAGGAGAAAAGTTTGAATTTAAGCAGAAGAATCGTCAGGTAGAGGTAGAGAGCTTCACCGATAGAAAGTCATATCACTTTGGTGACGATTTAGGGAATCGCCATGCCTATCGTTTCCCATTCTCAGATCAACAGACGCTTGCCCGAACGCTCAAAGCATCGTCCATCTCCACACGATTTTGTCTGGACTCAGTTTTCGTTACTAAAATGCTGGCTATAGCCAAAAAAACAGGAGCCGTTCGTTTGTTAAAGACAAGCTGGGTGAACAGGTGGATGGTTAGTGCTATGGAGCGGCTGCATATTGGGAGCGACCAGTTCGCTATCAAGGTTGAGGCTCGTGGAAGAAATCGAGAGGGGAAGCCAATGCATGCTGATTTAATATTGCAAGGAAAGAATCAATCCATCATCACTGCAAAAGTGACAGCAGCAGTATCAAAGCTCCTCTATGATTCTTCATTTCCAGGCGGCGTTTATCATATCGAGCAGATAACAGATTTAGCATATATACAAAAGGAATTAGGATCGACGCTCTCGCTAAAGATCCAAGTAAAGTAG
- a CDS encoding MarR family winged helix-turn-helix transcriptional regulator, with amino-acid sequence MRGLGSRTILYQQNVAASLGLYNNDYLSIDILHERGPITAGELSKLTGLATGSVTALIDRLENNGFVRRQNDPSDRRKVIIVPLYENNEVGNAYLPLHAEMLKLASTYSDEELELITQFVGKASAILEEQIHRLSSATNNNSSS; translated from the coding sequence ATGCGGGGCCTAGGAAGTCGAACGATACTATATCAGCAAAATGTGGCAGCATCACTTGGGTTATATAATAATGATTATCTATCCATAGATATCCTCCATGAAAGAGGTCCCATCACCGCTGGTGAACTGTCCAAGCTAACCGGACTGGCTACAGGCAGTGTTACGGCATTAATTGATCGACTTGAAAATAACGGTTTTGTTCGCAGACAAAATGACCCCAGTGACCGTCGTAAGGTAATTATTGTCCCTTTGTATGAAAATAATGAGGTCGGGAATGCCTACCTTCCCCTGCATGCCGAGATGCTTAAATTAGCTTCCACCTACTCGGATGAAGAGCTTGAACTTATTACACAATTTGTTGGCAAAGCAAGTGCGATTCTGGAAGAGCAAATTCATCGTCTAAGCTCCGCAACAAACAATAATTCTTCCTCTTAA